The Lentzea guizhouensis genome contains a region encoding:
- a CDS encoding DUF2752 domain-containing protein has protein sequence MKTLRGALWRLRAPLSVLALGGAGAVVLLFADPNQPDNLLPKCPFKWLTGLDCPGCGMTRMAHALLHGDVVAAWNFNAAMLVVGVPFFVWLFARWIRASWTGQPRQIPKLVPGLVIAFALVWGVGRNLAGI, from the coding sequence GTGAAGACGCTGAGGGGCGCCCTGTGGAGGTTGCGGGCGCCCCTCAGCGTGCTCGCGTTGGGTGGCGCGGGTGCCGTGGTGCTGCTGTTCGCCGACCCGAACCAGCCGGACAACCTGCTGCCGAAATGCCCCTTCAAGTGGCTCACCGGGCTGGACTGCCCCGGTTGCGGCATGACGCGCATGGCACACGCACTGCTGCACGGTGATGTCGTGGCGGCGTGGAACTTCAACGCCGCCATGCTCGTCGTCGGGGTGCCGTTCTTCGTGTGGCTGTTCGCGCGGTGGATCCGTGCGTCGTGGACGGGCCAGCCCCGGCAGATCCCGAAACTGGTGCCGGGGCTGGTGATCGCCTTCGCGCTCGTGTGGGGGGTCGGCCGCAACCTGGCGGGCATCTGA
- a CDS encoding NINE protein, with product MSQPFGPEQQRIGNQQREEAITALNDHFALARLDISEYQDRVNRASNAQSYSELAELFRDLPQPHPPFLAPPSVPFAAVPPPMPTQPYAPPQQQYTGPQPQQYAQPQYAQPPLPGMGYTGVPGAPYGYDPVTGVPYSDKSKIAAGVLQLFLGQFGVGRFYMGDTGIAVAQLLTCGGCGIWALVDGIIILVNGGTDSEGRPLRG from the coding sequence GTGTCACAACCTTTCGGGCCAGAGCAACAGCGCATCGGCAACCAGCAGCGCGAAGAGGCGATCACCGCGCTCAACGACCACTTCGCGCTCGCGCGGCTCGACATCTCCGAGTACCAGGACAGGGTCAACCGCGCCTCGAACGCCCAGTCGTACAGCGAGCTCGCCGAGCTCTTCCGCGACCTGCCGCAGCCGCACCCGCCGTTCCTCGCGCCGCCTTCGGTGCCGTTCGCCGCCGTGCCGCCGCCCATGCCGACGCAGCCCTATGCACCGCCGCAGCAGCAGTACACCGGCCCTCAGCCGCAGCAGTACGCGCAGCCGCAGTACGCGCAGCCGCCGCTTCCCGGCATGGGCTACACCGGCGTTCCCGGTGCCCCCTACGGCTACGACCCGGTCACCGGCGTCCCGTACTCGGACAAGTCGAAGATCGCCGCGGGTGTGCTGCAGCTGTTCCTCGGCCAGTTCGGCGTGGGCCGCTTCTACATGGGCGACACGGGCATCGCGGTCGCGCAGCTGCTGACCTGCGGCGGGTGCGGGATCTGGGCGCTGGTCGACGGGATCATCATCCTGGTCAACGGCGGCACGGACTCGGAAGGCCGCCCGCTGCGCGGCTGA
- the ald gene encoding alanine dehydrogenase, which translates to MLVGVPKEIKNHEYRVAITPAGVVELVRRGHEVLVERDAGAGSSFPDHELTAAGARIAATADEVWAQADLVLKVKEPVEPEYHRMRRDQVLFTYLHLAASPACTRAIADAGITAVAYETVQLPDGSLPLLAPMSEIAGRMAAQVGAHCLERAQGGRGVLLGGAPGVAAGKVAVIGAGVAGMNAATMAVGMQAEVVVLDNNVNRLRQIDFTYRGHLQTIASNAYEVEKACRWADLVIGAVLVPGARAPKLVSNELVSRMRSGSVLVDIAIDQGGCFEDSRPTTHDDPTYRVHDSVFYCVANMPGAVPNTSTYALTNVTLPYVIALADKGFERAVAEDPALAKGVNARRGEIVLEGLAW; encoded by the coding sequence ATGCTGGTCGGTGTCCCAAAGGAGATCAAGAACCACGAGTACCGGGTGGCCATCACGCCCGCCGGGGTGGTCGAGCTGGTCCGCCGCGGGCACGAGGTCCTCGTCGAGCGCGACGCGGGTGCCGGGTCGTCGTTCCCCGACCACGAGCTCACGGCGGCCGGCGCGCGGATCGCGGCCACCGCGGACGAGGTGTGGGCCCAGGCCGACCTGGTGCTGAAGGTCAAGGAACCGGTCGAGCCCGAGTACCACCGGATGCGCCGCGACCAGGTGCTCTTCACCTACCTGCACCTCGCCGCCTCGCCGGCGTGCACCAGGGCGATCGCCGACGCCGGGATCACCGCCGTCGCCTACGAGACGGTGCAGCTGCCGGACGGGTCGTTGCCGTTGCTGGCGCCGATGAGCGAGATCGCGGGGCGGATGGCGGCCCAGGTCGGCGCCCACTGCCTGGAACGCGCGCAGGGTGGCCGGGGCGTGCTGCTCGGGGGCGCTCCCGGTGTCGCGGCGGGCAAGGTCGCGGTGATCGGCGCGGGTGTGGCCGGCATGAACGCGGCGACGATGGCGGTCGGCATGCAGGCCGAGGTCGTGGTGCTGGACAACAACGTCAACCGGTTGCGGCAGATCGACTTCACCTACCGCGGGCACCTGCAGACGATCGCCTCCAACGCCTACGAGGTCGAGAAGGCCTGCCGCTGGGCCGACCTGGTGATCGGCGCGGTGCTCGTGCCCGGTGCCCGCGCGCCGAAGCTCGTGAGCAACGAACTGGTGTCCCGGATGCGTTCCGGGAGCGTGCTGGTGGACATCGCGATCGATCAAGGCGGCTGTTTCGAGGACTCGCGGCCGACGACACACGACGACCCGACCTACCGCGTGCACGACTCCGTGTTCTACTGCGTCGCGAACATGCCGGGTGCTGTGCCGAACACGTCGACCTACGCGCTGACGAACGTGACACTGCCGTACGTGATCGCGTTGGCGGACAAGGGTTTTGAGCGTGCGGTGGCGGAGGACCCGGCGTTGGCCAAGGGCGTCAACGCGCGCAGGGGAGAGATCGTGCTGGAAGGACTGGCGTGGTAG
- a CDS encoding ArsR/SmtB family transcription factor has translation MPNLDEPSPQAIDLAAVLHALSDPTRLAVVRQIQSSGERLCGAFEVDVAKSTLSQHLRVLREAGITRTRCRGNQRWVSLRRDDLDLLFPGLLDVVLTAADRRTRSDVPA, from the coding sequence GTGCCGAACTTGGACGAGCCGTCCCCACAGGCCATTGACCTAGCCGCTGTGCTGCACGCGCTGAGCGACCCGACGAGGCTCGCGGTCGTTCGCCAGATCCAGTCGAGCGGGGAGAGGCTGTGCGGGGCCTTCGAGGTCGACGTCGCCAAATCGACCCTGTCACAGCACCTGCGCGTGCTGCGGGAAGCGGGCATCACCCGGACCCGCTGCCGCGGCAACCAGCGCTGGGTGTCGCTGCGCCGCGATGACCTGGACCTTCTCTTCCCGGGTCTGCTCGACGTGGTGCTGACAGCCGCGGACCGCCGCACACGTTCGGATGTTCCGGCCTAA
- a CDS encoding ParA family protein has translation MSTPEHAFAPRADLSLAPHAAPVDDVAQEPVDGIGPTGRTRRHIADPPPLLHHGPAKILAVCNQKGGVGKTTTTINLGAALAEYGRRVLLVDFDPQGALSVGLGVHPHQLETTIYNVIMENDTAVPDVIRKTMVDDMDLLPSNIDLSAAEIQLVSEVGREHTLVRTLRPVIDYYDYVLVDCQPSLGLLTVNALAAADGVLIPLECEFFSLRGVALLIDTIEKVKERLNPKLTITGILATMYDPRTLHSREVMARVVEAFGDIVFDSVINRTVRFPETTVAGEPITRWAPRSSGANAYRALAREVIAR, from the coding sequence ATGTCGACACCGGAGCACGCTTTCGCGCCCCGTGCCGATCTGAGCCTGGCTCCGCACGCCGCGCCGGTGGACGACGTCGCCCAGGAACCGGTCGACGGCATCGGCCCGACCGGTCGCACGCGTCGCCACATCGCCGACCCGCCGCCGCTGCTGCACCACGGCCCGGCGAAGATCCTCGCGGTGTGCAACCAGAAGGGCGGCGTCGGCAAGACGACGACGACCATCAACCTGGGCGCGGCGCTGGCCGAGTACGGCAGACGGGTGCTGCTCGTCGACTTCGACCCGCAGGGCGCGCTGTCGGTGGGTCTCGGCGTGCACCCGCACCAGCTGGAAACCACGATCTACAACGTCATCATGGAGAACGACACCGCCGTTCCCGACGTCATCCGCAAGACCATGGTCGACGACATGGACCTGCTGCCGAGCAACATCGACCTGTCCGCGGCCGAGATCCAGCTCGTCTCCGAGGTGGGCCGCGAACACACGCTCGTGCGCACGTTACGCCCCGTCATCGACTACTACGACTACGTGCTGGTCGACTGCCAGCCCTCGCTCGGCCTGCTCACGGTGAACGCCCTCGCGGCCGCGGACGGTGTGCTGATCCCGCTGGAGTGCGAGTTCTTCTCGCTGCGCGGGGTGGCGCTGCTCATCGACACCATCGAGAAGGTCAAGGAACGGTTGAACCCCAAGCTCACCATCACCGGCATCCTCGCCACGATGTACGACCCCCGCACCCTGCACTCGCGCGAGGTCATGGCGCGCGTCGTGGAGGCGTTCGGCGACATCGTGTTCGACTCGGTCATCAACCGCACGGTGCGCTTCCCGGAGACCACCGTGGCCGGTGAGCCGATCACCCGGTGGGCCCCGCGTTCCTCCGGTGCCAACGCCTACCGCGCGCTGGCCCGCGAGGTGATCGCCCGGTGA
- a CDS encoding segregation and condensation protein A encodes MTEGTPVAEVVDDGKFKVRLTNFEGPFDLLLQLISQHTLDVTEVALHQVTDDFIAHIRAMGSNWDLDETTEFLVIAATLLDLKAARLLPSGDVEDEDDLALLEARDLLFARLLQYRAYKQVAALFAELEQGAFRRYPRSVSLEPRFEGLLPEVMLGVTPDRFALIAAAAFRPKPKRTLSTAHVHQHRVSIRETADELRALLIERGTASFTEIVADCTETMQVVARFLALLELYREKSLAFEQEDPLGPLQVTWVGGTLEEAQAAAPAGDEDEDYA; translated from the coding sequence GTGACCGAGGGAACACCTGTCGCTGAGGTCGTGGACGACGGCAAGTTCAAGGTCCGCCTGACGAACTTCGAGGGCCCGTTCGACCTCCTGCTCCAACTCATCTCCCAGCACACCCTCGACGTGACCGAGGTGGCGCTGCACCAGGTCACCGACGACTTCATCGCGCACATCCGCGCGATGGGCTCGAACTGGGACCTCGACGAGACCACCGAGTTCCTGGTCATCGCCGCGACGCTGCTGGACCTGAAGGCGGCACGGCTGCTGCCCTCCGGCGACGTCGAGGACGAGGACGACCTGGCCCTGCTGGAGGCGCGCGACCTGCTGTTCGCGCGACTGCTGCAGTACCGGGCCTACAAGCAGGTCGCGGCGCTGTTCGCCGAGCTCGAACAGGGCGCCTTCCGCCGCTACCCGCGCTCGGTGTCGCTGGAACCGCGCTTCGAGGGCCTGCTGCCCGAGGTGATGCTCGGCGTCACCCCCGACAGGTTCGCCCTGATCGCCGCGGCCGCCTTCCGCCCCAAGCCGAAGCGCACCCTGTCGACCGCGCACGTCCACCAGCACCGCGTCTCGATCCGGGAGACGGCCGACGAGCTGCGGGCGTTGCTGATCGAGCGCGGCACGGCGTCGTTCACGGAGATCGTCGCCGACTGCACCGAGACGATGCAGGTGGTCGCCCGCTTCCTGGCGCTGCTGGAGCTGTACCGGGAGAAGTCGCTCGCCTTCGAGCAGGAGGACCCGCTCGGACCGCTGCAGGTGACGTGGGTGGGCGGCACGTTGGAGGAAGCGCAGGCCGCCGCACCGGCAGGCGACGAGGACGAGGACTACGCATGA